Proteins encoded within one genomic window of Entelurus aequoreus isolate RoL-2023_Sb linkage group LG26, RoL_Eaeq_v1.1, whole genome shotgun sequence:
- the gcnt7 gene encoding beta-1,3-galactosyl-O-glycosyl-glycoprotein beta-1,6-N-acetylglucosaminyltransferase 7 yields MTRRRRTTIMCQLDGAKCSFLLYLAMSVMVFLVIYLGGRLPKKPPPLEMLPCRPFSAQCGVFLNSSDGRREWHRRDCQIESYITNNNLQCSHLMRDLHFITRPLSRKERDYPLAFILTVHKELQLFLRVLRAIYTPQNIYCVHVDAKTPQEYKEAIQKLVSCFDNIFLSSRSENVTYAGFSRLKADLHCMADLAKSKVGWKKVVNMCGQDFPIMSNLELVRYMQSKEWRDINMTPGVKQPIPFRHRTERQHKEIVGSHVALIGRKKDPPPHKMQIYFGTAYYALTRGFVDFVLKSPKARDLLEWSRDTYSPDEHYWVTLNHMAEAPGSNPDGGWEGAVRAIKWQDQEGKVHDGCNGRYVRNICIYGVEDLPWIINSKSMFANKFDSHVFPEALDCLEQWHRNKVLNQATVPIQASWLLATKSTEAAAAAAVSASVPLNELNAGKH; encoded by the exons ATGACAAGAAGACGCAGAACTACTATCATGTGCCAGCTCGACGGGGCCAAATGCAGCTTCCTATTGTATCTCGCGATGAGCGTCATGGTCTTCTTGGTCATTTACTTGGGAGGGAGGTTGCCCAAGAAGCCCCCGCCCCTAGAAATGCTACCTTGCCGACCATTCAGTGCCCAATGTGGAGTGTTTCTTAATTCCAGTGACGGACGGCGAGAATGGCATCGACGTGACTGTCAG ATAGAAAGCTATATCACAAACAATAATCTTCAGTGCTCCCATTTGATGAGAGACCTTCACTTCATCACAAGACCTCTGAGCCGCAAGGAGAGGGACTACCCTTTAGCGTTCATCTTGACTGTTCACAAGGAGCTGCAGCTTTTTCTGCGAGTACTTCGTGCAATTTACACGCCCCAAAACATCTACTGCGTTCACGTGGATGCAAAGACTCCACAGGAATACAAAGAAGCCATACAAAAGCTGGTTAGCTGCTTTGACAACATCTTCCTCTCCAGCCGCAGCGAGAACGTGACCTATGCCGGCTTTTCCCGTCTGAAGGCAGATTTACACTGCATGGCTGACTTGGCCAAATCCAAAGTCGGCTGGAAGAAGGTGGTGAACATGTGCGGGCAGGACTTCCCGATCATGAGCAACCTGGAACTGGTGCGGTACATGCAGAGCAAAGAGTGGCGGGACATCAACATGACGCCGGGGGTCAAGCAGCCGATCCCGTTCAGGCACCGGACTGAGCGCCAACACAAGGAGATTGTTGGTTCCCATGTAGCTCTTATAGGGCGGAAGAAAGATCCTCCGCCACACAAAATGCAAATATATTTTGGGACGGCCTACTATGCACTCACAAGAGGCTTTGTTGACTTTGTTCTGAAGAGCCCCAAAGCCCGCGACCTTTTGGAGTGGTCCAGAGACACTTACAGTCCAGACGAGCACTACTGGGTGACGCTTAACCATATGGCAG AAGCTCCAGGCAGCAACCCAGATGGAGGCTGGGAAGGAGCCGTCCGGGCTATCAAGTGGCAAGATCAAGAAGGAAAGGTGCATGATGGCTGCAACG GCCGTTATGTGCGAAACATCTGCATCTATGGAGTAGAGGACCTGCCGTGGATCATCAACAGTAAGAGCATGTTTGCCAACAAGTTTGACAGCCACGTCTTCCCAGAGGCTCTGGACTGTCTGGAGCAGTGGCACAGGAACAAGGTGCTGAACCAGGCCACTGTTCCCATACAGGCGTCATGGCTGCTGGCCACAAAGAGCActgaagcagcagcagcagcagcagtctcAGCAAGTGTGCCGCTGAATGAACTCAACGCTGGTAAACATTAA